CAATTCGATTCTGATCGGGCTGAGAGTATCCTGCTCGATGCCGTTGAACGGGCTTTGACTTCCTATGAAATTGGAAACAGAAAGCAAATGGTTGATGCGCTTGCCCCGTTTGTGTCGGCGAAGACCCTTTCTCCCGAAACGATTAACTTAGATAAATCCACGATTGGCGCCACTTCTCCGGCGCGTTTGAACCGCTGGGTTTTGCGCGATGCTTATCCTGATTTTTTGGGCCAGCCTGATTTGGCGAAAGTCATCTATGATGTGGAGACGTTGCCCGATCCCGACGAGGAATATGCCATTTCCGCCGTGCAATTCCTGGCCAAACAAACCGTGGCTATTCATCGCACTCCCGAAATGTATTTGGCGGAGATTGATATGAATCAGGATTCCACGACGATCGCCGCAGCCGTCGCCGCGGGCACAGGCCAATATTTCCAAAGAAATCAAAGTTCTCAGGTCCAGCAAGCCACCAATACCAACGGCGTTACCACGACTACAGTAACCACGACTACCAGCACAGGTTCGGGTGGTGGTGGAGGCGGCGGTGGCGGAGGGGGTGGAGGTGGGGGCGGTAACAGCGGCAGTAGTGGAAGCGGCGGCGGTGGCAGCGGAAGTAGTGCCAATAACGGAGGCGGCAGCGGTTCGAACAGCGGCGGCGGTGGCGGTAACAATGGCGGTGGCGGCAGCACAACCAAACAGACGGTCACCACTGCGCAAAGCAATGCTGCCCCGGCCGGGCCGATTGTCATCGTGTACCGGATGGTTGAGACTTCTTTGCCTGAGGATGATTTAGAGGCTTTGAAATTTTCAAAGGACAATTTTGTAGAGATTCAAGATCTGGTAAATAAACTAAGCCGAGACACGAACCAGTTGGCCTCACCATTGCAGGAAGTTGTGATGAAAATCACCGAGCATCTTAACCAGGATGAATCTATAAAGTCTCTGGAGCATAAGCCTGTGCTCGAAAAACTGACCGCCATATTCAATCTCTTGCTGCTGGATAAAAAATTATGCACACAAGAATTGCTTAATAAATTCCACGCCTCGCCGCAGACGTTGAAACTCATGGCAGCGCGCACTCATGCGGCGCAGTCCCCAGCCGGCAAAGACCATGTGCCATTCGGCGTGGCGAATCTCATGCGGTTGAATCGAAGCTTTCTGCAAGATGTGTTTCCAAATTCTCTCACGACGGCTGGCAACGTGAAGTTAGAGCAAGTGGGTTTTAAACTTTTCAACCTCTCCGACCGGGAAACGCCAGTGACGCCACCGGCAGCCACTTTAACGGGCTTGTTGCATCAACAGAAATAACGCCGCTAAACTGTAAATTACGTCCTCACTTCGCTTTGGACGGAAGCGCTTCGCCACTGGAGGGCGATGGGGAATTTCCCACCTTCTTTTCCACGTCCTGCACCTGGACGGGCTTGCCGATGTTCGGCACCAGCGCGCGGATGAAGGCATTCTTCAACAAATTGCCCACAGCGGGAAAAACTCCCACGTGGCTGTTCGTGTAACTTCCCGAAATCGGAATCTGCGTGGCGAGCTGATCATGCGGATGATTTTTAAATCCGGCGCTCAAAGTCCCAAGGATTCCTTCCCAGAAAATTTGCAAAATGTTTTTCTTCCGTTCTTTGTCCCACGCGAACACATCCAGGTTTTGAAACAGGACTTTGATGAAGCCCTGATAATTTCCATCCACCGACGCCACAGAAGTGAAAAGCGAAAACCGCCCTTTCTCGACATCCGCTTTTGCGTACGCCCGGAGAAAATCATTCAGCGCGGTCAGGTCCACATTTGTGAGCGTGGCATTGATTTCATAAGTCGGGCGCAATGCCAGCGGGTCGAGCTTCACCGCCATGGTAAACTGGCCATCGCCCAGCGCCTGCGCGCGCGCGGTGACGCCCGCCGGAAGTTTTTCCTTTTTATCGCGCGTATTGGTGAGGTTTGTCGCCACGAGATAAAGATTGGTGATGTAAATATCCACCGGCTTGGATTTGAAGAAATCTTTGAAATGCACGTTGCCATTGCGGATTTCAAATTGGTTCAAATCGAACGGATAAAAACTCTGCACGGTTTTTTCCCAGGGCTGACCTTTGCCGGATTGGCTTTCCTTGTCGGTGGGACCGGAGACGAAGTTTAATTGCGGTTCTTCCACCGCGATCTCGCCCACCACCGAGCCGTGAAAGAGTTCGCGCCATTGTAATGAAATATCAATCGCGGGCGCAGAAAAAAACGGGACGGGCACGGCGCCGCCGGTTTTGGAGATTTGCAGGTCGCGGATTTTATACGCCCCGCGCCAAAGATGAATATCAATCGCGTTCACGTGGCCGGTATATTCGGGCAACTTGGCGAGTTGTTTATTGACGTAATCCCTCACGATGTAAGGCATCGCGATGCGCAAGGCGCCGAGCA
This sequence is a window from Verrucomicrobiia bacterium. Protein-coding genes within it:
- a CDS encoding DUF748 domain-containing protein, producing the protein MKKRWQHLGLKIQITIISIIVLLGALRIAMPYIVRDYVNKQLAKLPEYTGHVNAIDIHLWRGAYKIRDLQISKTGGAVPVPFFSAPAIDISLQWRELFHGSVVGEIAVEEPQLNFVSGPTDKESQSGKGQPWEKTVQSFYPFDLNQFEIRNGNVHFKDFFKSKPVDIYITNLYLVATNLTNTRDKKEKLPAGVTARAQALGDGQFTMAVKLDPLALRPTYEINATLTNVDLTALNDFLRAYAKADVEKGRFSLFTSVASVDGNYQGFIKVLFQNLDVFAWDKERKKNILQIFWEGILGTLSAGFKNHPHDQLATQIPISGSYTNSHVGVFPAVGNLLKNAFIRALVPNIGKPVQVQDVEKKVGNSPSPSSGEALPSKAK